A DNA window from Pseudorasbora parva isolate DD20220531a chromosome 19, ASM2467924v1, whole genome shotgun sequence contains the following coding sequences:
- the utp23 gene encoding rRNA-processing protein UTP23 homolog has product MKIKRQKHAKKTISFYKYNFCFREPFQILIDGTFCQAALKNKIQIKEQLPKYLMGEVQLCTTSCALKELETLAKDLYGAKLILQRFQIRRCKHTKDPVPASECLLSMLGETNTHHYFIATQDQELTTALKKIPGVPLLYIILNTIVLDKPSERTLKHVEAVQMGQIADLSKQKSLQSLKEKEGLGKDGEERRGRKRKRKSSNPNPLSCLKKKKKPMPQQPKNTDGQKKKRIRNRKRRPAGGEKASGSDPVTA; this is encoded by the exons ATGAAGATAAAGCGTCAGAAGCACGCGAAGAAAACCATCAGCTTTTATAAGTACAACTTTTGCTTTAGGGAGCCTTTCCAGATACTAATTGATGGGACGTTTTGTCAGGCGGCGTTAAAGAATAAGATTCAAATCAAAGAGCAATTGCCGAAGTATCTGATGGGAGAAGTTCAGCTCTGTACAACAAG CTGCGCACTGAAGGAACTTGAAACGCTTGCAAAAGACCTTTATGGAGCAAAACTAATCTTGCAGAGGTTTCAGATCAGGAGATGCAAACACACGAAAGACCCGGTTCCTGCATCAGAGTGTTTGCTGTCGATGCTCggagagacaaacacacaccactACTTCATTGCAACTCAG GATCAGGAGCTGACGACTGCGCTGAAGAAGATCCCCGGAGTTCCTCTGCTCTACATCATCCTCAACACCATAGTGCTGGACAAGCCGTCTGAGCGGACGCTGAAGCACGTGGAGGCCGTTCAGATGGGCCAGATCGCCGACCTGTCCAAGCAGAAGAGCCTCCAGAGTCTGAAAGAGAAGGAAGGCCTCGGCAAAGATGGAGAGGAGAGAAGAGGCAGAAAACGCAAGAGGAAATCCAGCAATCCCAACCCACTCAGCTgcctgaagaagaagaagaaacccATGCCTCAGCAGCCCAAAAACACGGATGGACAGAAAAAGAAGCGGATTAGAAACAGGAAGCGTCGGCCGGCCGGAGGAGAGAAAGCATCCGGCTCCGATCCCGTCACGGCATGA